Proteins from a single region of Acidovorax sp. NCPPB 3576:
- a CDS encoding LysR family transcriptional regulator has product MPLVKGVPECQERFDGVAVFLEVVRLGSFARASEHLGLTRSAVGKAMARLESRLETRLFHRTTRVQSLTDDGQIYHDHCLRALSELQIAEAQMESGRHEVAGRLHVSMPVLFGRHCVAPLLLELARQHPSLELLLSFSDRPVDVLAEGFDLAIRSGVLGAESDGLRARKLVVQRKRVCASPAYLAAHGTPQSAAELAGHSILLYRRATRIHVWQLPDAAGQIVDTPLRSRLQLDDLEAIADAATAGMGLAWLPEWLVQDRLRTGALVSLLDDQPGASMDCYALWPRASHMPLRLRLAVDWLVDRLPKVAGLQEADAHHRPAADRQAP; this is encoded by the coding sequence TCGCGGTGTTCCTGGAGGTCGTGCGCCTGGGGAGCTTTGCGCGTGCCTCCGAGCACCTCGGCCTGACGCGTTCGGCCGTTGGCAAGGCGATGGCACGTTTGGAATCCCGGCTGGAGACGCGGCTGTTCCATCGCACCACGCGCGTGCAAAGCCTGACCGACGATGGCCAGATCTACCACGACCACTGCCTGCGGGCCCTGTCGGAATTGCAGATCGCCGAGGCACAGATGGAGTCCGGCCGGCACGAGGTGGCCGGACGGCTGCATGTCTCCATGCCCGTGCTGTTCGGGCGGCACTGCGTGGCGCCCCTCTTGCTCGAACTGGCCCGGCAGCACCCTTCGCTCGAACTGCTGCTGAGCTTCAGCGACCGGCCTGTGGATGTCCTGGCCGAAGGTTTCGATCTCGCCATCCGCAGTGGCGTGCTGGGCGCCGAGAGCGATGGTCTGCGCGCACGCAAGCTGGTGGTTCAACGCAAGCGGGTGTGTGCTTCGCCGGCCTATCTGGCTGCCCATGGAACACCGCAGAGCGCCGCCGAACTGGCCGGGCACAGCATCCTGCTGTATCGGCGCGCCACCCGCATCCACGTCTGGCAATTGCCGGACGCCGCGGGACAGATCGTAGATACGCCCTTGCGTTCACGCCTGCAGCTCGACGATCTGGAGGCCATCGCGGACGCGGCCACGGCGGGAATGGGCTTGGCATGGCTGCCGGAATGGCTGGTGCAGGACCGCCTGCGCACGGGGGCACTGGTCAGCCTGCTGGACGACCAGCCCGGCGCCTCCATGGATTGCTATGCCCTGTGGCCTCGCGCCTCGCACATGCCGCTGCGCCTGCGGCTGGCGGTCGATTGGTTGGTCGACCGATTGCCGAAAGTCGCGGGCCTGCAGGAGGCGGATGCCCACCATCGGCCCGCGGCCGATCGGCAGGCTCCGTGA
- a CDS encoding SDR family oxidoreductase has protein sequence MKTTANTILITGGAAGIGFALAQQLSERGNRVIVCGRNEEALAKAQSQVPALVPRQCDITDGESRAAMVEWLEAEHPELNVVINNAGVQYRRMLNESGALANIEQEVATNFTAPVQLIGALLPLLSRQPQSTIVNVSSGLAFSPLADIPVYCATKAAMHSFTLSLRHQLRATGIRVVEMAPPIVDTGLGGSQRSGGTAGQQMMTPKVFATEAIAQLENGKDEVMVGLSAGSRKMGEALFERMNPA, from the coding sequence ATGAAAACCACAGCAAACACCATTCTCATCACGGGCGGCGCCGCCGGCATCGGCTTTGCGCTGGCGCAGCAACTCTCCGAGCGCGGCAATCGCGTCATCGTTTGCGGCCGCAATGAAGAGGCCCTTGCGAAAGCGCAGTCGCAGGTGCCTGCGCTGGTTCCCCGGCAATGCGATATCACCGACGGCGAAAGCCGCGCAGCGATGGTGGAATGGCTGGAAGCCGAACACCCCGAACTGAACGTCGTCATCAACAATGCGGGCGTCCAATACCGGCGCATGCTCAATGAATCCGGCGCGCTCGCAAACATCGAGCAGGAAGTGGCGACGAATTTCACCGCGCCCGTTCAACTGATCGGAGCGCTCCTGCCGTTGCTGAGCCGCCAGCCACAGTCCACCATCGTCAACGTGAGCTCGGGCCTGGCTTTTTCGCCGCTGGCCGATATTCCCGTCTATTGCGCAACCAAGGCAGCCATGCATTCCTTCACGCTCAGCTTGCGCCACCAGCTGAGGGCCACGGGAATCCGGGTGGTCGAAATGGCACCGCCGATCGTGGATACCGGCCTGGGCGGAAGCCAACGCAGCGGTGGCACCGCCGGACAGCAGATGATGACGCCGAAGGTTTTCGCCACCGAAGCGATCGCTCAACTGGAAAACGGCAAGGATGAAGTCATGGTGGGCCTGTCGGCAGGCTCGCGCAAGATGGGCGAAGCCCTGTTCGAGCGGATGAACCCCGCGTGA